The Cyprinus carpio isolate SPL01 chromosome A3, ASM1834038v1, whole genome shotgun sequence genomic interval aaaaaaaattaaaatggtgcAGAAGTACAACTCACGCTGGAGGAGAAAGGTGAAGAGCCAGCAAAATACTTGCAAAAGATACAGAAGAAAGGTTgggaaatttacattttattgtttttatattgtcatcTGCAGTGATTGATTATAAGCACATTCACCCAAGTTCTGTATTTACGTACGATTTGAGGTGTTGGTACTTAACTTGCCACTTGATATTTCCACTCCACtacattttatggaaaaataatattttaatgtttactgcaCTACATTTATCTGATAACTACCGGTATAGTTTCCATTTGCTTTACAGATTACATGAAGCTTCAGAgtcaaaacagcacatttttagattaatttacaTGATTGACTTAACTGATTCAGGTCAATAACAAATCTGATAATTGGCCAGGACATAGTTGAAAATCcttactgaaaatgtaaaatatgttgatGGACAAATAGTttatactgtgatgccatctcaactGTTTTATATGGGCAAATCTATTGTCATACAAAAACTTTGATACATCTGAAATGTTGAAATTGTAATTTCTTTGCTCTCAAGTTAccaataaattactgtttttattttacaatgtgtttttgtgtggttaataaaattattttactgaattacatgcagtgaaatatttcaaatcatttatagaaaataatataaaagaagaGGGTCTTTGCAGcctaaaataaaagatttacaaTTACTTTATTCATAcagtaatacattatattaaaaaaaatcatgtggattaaaatatcatatgatatgaaacAACCAAGACAGTGATCAAAGTCTGAGAATTCAATGAGCACTTGTGGAAATCTCTTCCTTTGCTCTATCTGAGTTTAGCATGAGATGCATGAATTGAAGCTGGGATGAGAGTATATTGAGTTCATGGAGAGAACTCTCTGATTTCTCTGTCTGAGATCACAAAGAGGCAAAGAAATTGAGAAACTCTGAGCATTATATTAGAgcttgttgagatctcttctgaaacttaAAAGGAGACTAAATTGAGATTTAGTGCATCTTATTGCTCCAGAGAAAAGCCTGAGACACAGGAGAAATAAACCTTTGTCTCAGTTTGGTGTCAAATGGATCTCAAAGTTGTCTAggagaaataaatgaaacattttggagatctcttttcagattttcttttccTCTGGGTATGTCTATAGCTCTGGATCATGCTTGAAAAAAATTGGTCTGTATTTGCACTTTGAATATTGAGAGAAGCACTTATTGTACACACTTAATACAACTAAGAAAgaactgttgtttattttttatttatactgtttttttatttttatgttctatttGTGAAAAGGAGTTCGGTTAGGAGGTCAAAACATTCTAGAAGCTCCTAAGTTCAGTTCTAAGTTCTGAAGAGTCTCACATGAAATCATACAGGAGATTAGCCAGTCAGTTGAACAAAACCTTCTACAGTGcttgagtgttgttgtttttactgcataTGATAATTCATACTCAAAAAGTACAACAGAAAAGAGATGATTAAGTAAATTTTTCCAGTCATGTATTTGGTCattgagatatttttttaaaaatatgtaaaaatcttgggtaacactttagaatgcTGTTCCATCATTAATCAATAACTACACAGGAAAAAAAGAGTAACGCAATATTAACAATCGAGTAACTACTGttaactaacaagaaactctgattaacaaATGAGTAAGTAATAGCACACAGATGACACTAGTAGTTTACTATTAACTAATCAATAACTACTATTTTTTCATTCTTCCCAGAGAACTAATGAGAAAGTTTCATAATTCATGCAAAACTAAATAAGTAATGCAGGACAAATGAGTAGcagtacattaacattttaactgcATTACAAACAAATTCACAAAACTGTTTACATTATCAGTAGCCTAATATCAGACTTGAACCCGATGTCCTGAAACCTGCAGCCTTTGGGTTAGTTTTATGAATTTGGGTTTTAGGAGTTTGATTCTAACcattatggtgtgtgtgtgtgtgtgtgtgtgtgtgtgtgtgtgttgtgaatggTTTTTATGTTCTTTTCAATAATAACTACTATAAGAatcatggtaacccactagtaattACTCAAGTGTTACTTCATCCTTCTGAAGGAATTATCTAAaattatactaataaaaaaatcaacaaaaagctCAAAAGCGTTAAATGACTTTAGTGTTTGGTTGCCCATGATATTTACTCATCATGACTAGAAAACAAGAACAATGCTTAACCAGAAGCATGGAACAAGAAACAGCTAAAGTAAGTGTTTATAGACACATGGCCTTATTTATGATGGCTGAATTTAAACAAGAGGTATGGAACAAGAAAAAGTTAAAGTGGCTGTGTGTGTAGTCACTGAGCTAGAACATGCATGGAATGGTATTTATCATACAAAGAAACACACAGGTTATTTTTGTCTCTCACAAAAGTCAATAAGCATGCCAGCTTTCTTTGTTTCTTCAATGGTGCTTTGCAGTGGCTCCTGTCTGCATAATTCTCTGCACCGCTCTGCAAAATCAGACAGTTTCTGTCCTCTTTGGAAGGTGCCACGCAAATTTTTGTAGGCCTCGATGTCACATGCTTCGAGCTCTGCAACAGCAGCAGTATACATAACTGTCTTTCTATCCATGCCACATTTGAAGTACGCCTGTGTTTTTGTGGTTCCACCTTTCAAATAGCCCAAGACCTTCTTGTATCTCTTAATGGCTTGCTCTGGAAGAAAGACTGacaaagaacagaaaataaaccaTTAGTGTGTTATGCTAATGGGATGTCTGTTTCATGAATGGAAGTCGAAAATCTGCTACAAGGATTTACAGCCTAAAGGTCTTTGCTGAATTTGGTGGTGGTAGGTCGAAAGCTAGGAGGAGTTTATCTTGGACAATTAGGgtctaagaagaagaaaaaccataataataataatgataataatgataattttaaagtgcctctattatgctatttaaatagcgattaatttgtttttgaggTTAAGTTTACATAGATTCAAGTAAAAAAACTTTTCACTGCAGTATCATCTCTCTTCTCTTAACCCTCTTAACTCCTCCTTTCCGAAAGCCTATTTACAGCTTTAGAGGCTTTAGGGTCTGCAAGTAAATTAATGACAAATGTATTtggaacaaataaaaatgaataaaaaaacctttgatttgcaataattatgaataaaatccattgcattaacagtgcttgcattttaatacattgtATTTTCAGTGCTTGCATTTTAAGGGTCTGAAACTCAATGTGGTTGTATATTGAAACTAGGGTTCGGCACAAGttcacaagattagatgttttttcagtggtgctcaggatctgcaaatcagtcatcagtcatctctccttactctgtttatgtggtaagtgaactttatgtactgtaatgtaacaggcaacCATTAGCAATCGTAATTTGTTTTCTGTGCCTTTCTGAATACAGATACAAGCTTCGGGCACACCCCCTAATCCCCCCAACCCCAGACCCACCCACTCCTGTCTTCCTTTCCCGGGCAGGAGTATGTAAATTCCTTGAATTGTCATGTAAACAAGCAATTTCACAAAGAATGAATAATGAAATCTTATAACGCAAATTAGAtagttttaatatgatttaatttatagATGTGTGTCTAAGACCTCTCATAATCGAAGATGAGACTTTTctgactttttatggccttaaattttttaaatcaaaatgaatgcttttttagactttttaaggATCCGCAGTAACCCTGTTAGTTCATTTGTCTGATGTTGTCTAAGTAAAGTGGTTGTTACAGTATTCTTCTGTGATCTCCTTTGTTTTCTATTGGTGGATTTAATTAAGACTGTTTTGTTAATTCGTCGTGCACTTCATCACGAAGGCCACCCATTTGTGACAATTGACTTtcttaaactaaaaaaagtttgtttagtCATACACCAGAATGTTtccacatttttctttctttcttttttcttttcctgtttattttaaaaatccaaataaagTATCAGCCTGTCCAATTTCACTGCAATGTgttgctaaataaacaaataaataaaatgaaacatagaTGTATGGGCAACTGTACACAAAGATTACTGTAAggtcatttaaaatacataccTCTTgtgcatttctgctttttttttccattccttttCTTGGCTTTATCCTTATTTTTG includes:
- the LOC122135550 gene encoding uncharacterized protein LOC122135550, translating into MKEENVFLKAKIKFLEDKCKDIESERDFLRSSLTNALSAKEDMMGASCKPKYDDPVSQSSSTEDDLHTERKKKTKSRGKVERKKKHCKVDSSSSSESTSFSSQSSSSPAPRKSSKNKDKAKKRNGKKKQKCTRVFLPEQAIKRYKKVLGYLKGGTTKTQAYFKCGMDRKTVMYTAAVAELEACDIEAYKNLRGTFQRGQKLSDFAERCRELCRQEPLQSTIEETKKAGMLIDFCERQK